The genomic stretch CAAGTGTATTTTCTGGCAGAGCGCTTCAAGGAACAAAAGCGCATCTTTGAATACGGCGGGGGCTTTGTTCAAGATCGTTCGATCTATGAAGACACCGGCATTTTTGCAAAAATGCTGTTCGATCAAGGCAAGATGAGCCAGACCGACTATGCGACGTACACTTCGCTGTTTGAAGCGATGGTAATGACCCCGTACTTCCCGCATCCGGATGTGCTGATCTACTTGGAAGGGACGTTTGACGACGTTCTCACCCGCATCAAAGAGCGCGGTCGCCCGATGGAGCAGAACACCGACATCGCCTACTGGAAAGAGATGTACGGGCGCTATGAAGAGTGGATCAACAACTTCACCGCCTGCCCGGTGATCCGCCTGAACATCAACGAATATGACGTGTTTAAAGACAAAGAATCGATCCACCACGTCCTCGAAAAAATCGCCCAACGAATCGGACAAGTTCGCCAAACGGTTCGAGTGTAGAGCAATCGAGAAGCACCGGAGCACTGCTCGGGTGCTTTTTTGTGCGCAGTCGCTTCACATCTTCGCATGGATATGATGACAGAAAAAAGCGATCACATCAGCTGTGACCGCTTTTTTTGTCAGCAAACACTTCCGCTTCGTATGAAGTTGTAGAAGTTGTTCTGACGATCTATTGGGCGTTATTGTTCTGGTTCGCACCGCGCTTTTCCGATTTGCCGTGATTCGAATTGCCGTTGTGACCTTTTTGAGAATCGCGGTTATTTTGTGCGTTCTGTTTGTTTTCGTTCTTGTCGTTGTGCTTGTGAGCGGAGTTTTGTTCCCCTTGTTGCTTGCCTTGACCTTTGTTGCTGTCGTTTTTGTCTTTTTGCTTCTTCGCCGGGTCCTGTTTCGCTTTCGGTTGGACTTCTTCTTTTGCTTGGACGGTGGCGGTGACAGGCGTCTTGCTGACGACAGGCGTTATGGTCACCGTGCTATCCGTTTTGGTT from Tumebacillus algifaecis encodes the following:
- a CDS encoding deoxynucleoside kinase, yielding MLNHSLCEKYGIPRDAVITIGGTVGVGKSTITMALAESLGFRTSLEKVDSNPYLDKFYADFEKWSFHLQVYFLAERFKEQKRIFEYGGGFVQDRSIYEDTGIFAKMLFDQGKMSQTDYATYTSLFEAMVMTPYFPHPDVLIYLEGTFDDVLTRIKERGRPMEQNTDIAYWKEMYGRYEEWINNFTACPVIRLNINEYDVFKDKESIHHVLEKIAQRIGQVRQTVRV